The following coding sequences lie in one Apium graveolens cultivar Ventura chromosome 1, ASM990537v1, whole genome shotgun sequence genomic window:
- the LOC141705930 gene encoding protein FAR1-RELATED SEQUENCE 5-like yields the protein MDKWQISSVDLEHNHKLLSPEKVQFFQRSLNIDPMTRSLIGLFNKSGIETSKVMKFLSETKGGVKNLSFSNQDVRNVIRDIRRRVFDSGDAECGLLFLRELQENSFDNFFYRVDIDDENRVRGLVWVDPRSMNAYKNFGDVVTFDSTYQTNRYYMPFIPITGVNNHYQNILFGFALVRDETDASYKWVLRTWLEAVDNKPPRTIIIDQDIALGNAIAEVMPIPQTNHTYCTWHINSC from the coding sequence ATGGACAAATGGCAAATTAGTTCGGTGGATTTAGAACACAATCATAAATTGTTGTCGCCAGAAAAAGTTCAATTTTTTCAAAGATCACTTAACATAGATCCTATGACGCGATCATTGATTGGGTTGTTTAACAAATCGGGAATTGAGACGAGCAAAGTAATGAAGTTTCTTAGCGAGACAAAGGGGGGTGTTAAAAATCTTAGTTTTTCTAATCAAGACGTACGTAATGTCATACGTGATATTCGGCGCCGAGTGTTTGATTCGGGTGATGCGGAGTGTGGATTACTTTTTCTACGAGAACTACAAGAAAATAGTTTTGATAATTTCTTTTATCGGGTGGATATAGATGATGAGAATCGTGTACGGGGTTTGGTGTGGGTTGATCCTCGGTCCATGAACGCGTACAAGAATTTTGGTGATGTGGTTACGTTCGATTCAACTTACCAGACGAATAGGTATTATATGCCTTTCATACCTATTACGGGCGTAAACAACCATTATCAAAATATACTATTTGGATTTGCACTTGTAAGGGATGAGACTGATGCATCGTATAAGTGGGTTTTGAGGACATGGTTGGAAGCCGTCGACAATAAACCGCCTCGAACAATTATTATTGATCAAGACATTGCATTGGGAAATGCCATTGCCGAGGTCATGCCTATACCACAAACAAATCATACATATTGTACATGGCATATAAAtagttgttag